The Pseudomonadota bacterium genome includes the window AGGAGAGGCCATGAAGACTCATTGGACGGAACGGAGCATTGAAGACTATGTTTTTCGAATTGGAGCAGATCTTATTGCTCAGTTAGAAGAAAAGATGGAAGTCCTAAAGATTTCACAAAATGAACTGGCCGAGAGACTAAATATAACGAAGGGACGCGTCTCACAGGTATTTAATCATCCCGGAAATATCACTCTTGGCAATATTATTAGATATACTAGGTCACTTGGCATGAAGGCGTCGATCGTAGCTTATGAAGATGGAGATCCGGAGAACAAAAAAGGTCCTATTAATTCGGACATTTTTCGAATTTGTTGGGAAAAATACGGGAAACCACGCGATTTCTGGGCGATTCAACAAAATAGTACCGGAGCCATAAAAAATCATTCTATTTGCTCTAACATATCGACGACGCCTAACATAGGCGAGAGAAAATTAGAAAATCCTTCAAACCATTTGATTGGAAGCGCAATGTTGGAAGCGCGGATCACCGAGGAAAGTAAACTCACTTATTATGATTCTGGAATTAAACCACAGCAATTCATGGAACGCTATCTTACTGTGTCACAGTCAACCGAGTGCGGTTATGTTGCCGCTTCGCCGCTATGAACCTAACTAACAAAAAGGAGGAATGTTATGGAACTTAACCAATTATCCGAAATAACTACAATTGATGTTGAGAAAAAGGATGCAATACCCACTATTTACTGTAATCAAATTCGTGTGGTCATGTCTCAGTGGGATATGACCATCGAAGTAGGTGAGGCTAATTTTTCGAAAATGACTGAGGGGGAGAATGGGAAAAAGAACCTTCCTGTTGAGTTTAAGGCGCGTATTGTGATGAGTCCTCAGCA containing:
- a CDS encoding XRE family transcriptional regulator, giving the protein MKTHWTERSIEDYVFRIGADLIAQLEEKMEVLKISQNELAERLNITKGRVSQVFNHPGNITLGNIIRYTRSLGMKASIVAYEDGDPENKKGPINSDIFRICWEKYGKPRDFWAIQQNSTGAIKNHSICSNISTTPNIGERKLENPSNHLIGSAMLEARITEESKLTYYDSGIKPQQFMERYLTVSQSTECGYVAASPL
- a CDS encoding DUF3467 domain-containing protein; amino-acid sequence: MELNQLSEITTIDVEKKDAIPTIYCNQIRVVMSQWDMTIEVGEANFSKMTEGENGKKNLPVEFKARIVMSPQHGKAVAQVLMDQIKKYEDDFGELKILLKQPK